From the genome of uncultured Methanobacterium sp.:
TAACGTAATTGTTGCGTATCTCCCCTTGGATAAACTTCACCATGAGCTAAACCGATTGTTATCCCTTCTAAATCTAATTTTTTTCTTTTAGGAAGATCCAAATCCATGTAGCGATCCATATTTCCCTGAACACAGATTGTAGGTGCTATTTTCTCCAGCTGATCTTTAATCTGGAGTGAAACCAAATCTCCGGCATGTAATATGAGATCTGTGTCTTCAAAAACTTCAAAAACGATCTCTGGGATATGATCTGTTCTTTCAGGAATGTGGGTATCAGAAATAACTCCTATTAACATTTCCATCTCCTTCATAATGATTTTTGATGAGTATTATTGGTAAAATTATAAAATTAGAATCTTTG
Proteins encoded in this window:
- a CDS encoding YfcE family phosphodiesterase; translated protein: MLIGVISDTHIPERTDHIPEIVFEVFEDTDLILHAGDLVSLQIKDQLEKIAPTICVQGNMDRYMDLDLPKRKKLDLEGITIGLAHGEVYPRGDTQQLRYIGLEMGVEVLITGHTHWSFIKELPDMLLLNPGSPTVPRLSDPSVMLIELNEGKLDANIVKIGDPICKALNFRGERK